tgtatggGCAACTTGTTTGATGGATTATGCCATGTTTTGCTAAGTGATGTTTGAAAGCAGTGCTTGTATATTCTCCGCCATTATCAGACCTAAAAATTTTGATCTTGGAATTGAAATGGTTAGATACATAGTTTTGGAAGTTAATAAAAGCTTCTAAAACTCtatctttagtttgaatcaaggtgagccatgtatattttgatttttcatctatgaatgtaacaaaatatttatggttcTCCCTAGACATACAAGGTgctgtccaaacatcagagtgcacaagatcaaagcaattttcataaatagtctTAGAATTAGGGAAAACAGATCTCTGATGTTTACCaagaatacaagcctcacaacttCCACTCTTTAAAGATAGATTAGGTAACATCAGTCCTAAGGCACGATAATgaggatgacctaatctagcatgccataaaacATCACTAGCTAACACAGAAGCAGAATTGAAAGCACAAGATAAATTTGAAAGCTTGGTGTTTTCAAGCAAGTAAAGCTCTCCCTTGCTCACACCCTTTCCCAGCATCTTCCtggtcttaatatcctgaaagcacacatcattaggactgaaaataacattgcaatttAGATCATTGGTTGCtctcttaacagataataagTTGGATGTGAAagtaggcatataaaaagcttgagactccttatcaaacagtttcaagTTTCCTACTCCTTCAAttggaattctatcaccattagcaatcacTACACTCCCTAGAGCAGGTTTAACATCACTAATCAGTCTAGCAtccctaatcatatgatgagaagctccCGAATCGATGATCAAAGGTCTAGTAGTATGTGAAGCACTGTGAATAGAATTTAAAGCATTGACACTGATGTTACCAGAGTTTGCATTGATAGCTTTGATAAGGGCTTCAATGTCTGACTTGCGGATGAAGGCATCATCAGGGGATGGCTGGGACATGGCATGGGATGTGGATCCACCAGTGTGGGTGGTTGAGATCATAGCTCTTCCATCTTCTCCTATGCGCATGGAGCCTGGTACTGTGGTTTCATGAGCTCTTGCTTCATGTGCTTTGGCCTGGTTGTATCTGTTGGTTGAAGCAGGTCTGAGGTGAGGATGGAGGATCCAACAATTGGTTTTGGAGTGGCCTAGATTCTTGCAGTGCTCACAAGTCACAGACttgtctcctcctcttcttggttTGAAGTGTGCTTTGTTGACTGAAGCACTCTCCATCTTCTCAGCTTTGTTTGCCATAGACAGTTCCCCTTTTCCACCAAAGAGACCATCTGAGCCTAGCTCCTTCCGAAGTTGAGCACACACATCATCATAGCTTGGAAGCTCTTTAGCTCTCAATATGTGTTTAAGTACATCATTGAAGCTTGGGTTGAGTGTGAGAAGCaatccaaagaccttgtcttgctcacgcctctcttCTAGTGTACTAGGATCAGTGGTACTTGGTCTCAGCATCTCAAGTTCAGACCACAGCTGGCTGTACTTCCCAAGGTGCTTGGTGAAGTCCATCTCCTCTTGCTGTAAGTTGTTGATTGCCCTCTTAACCTCAAAAATTCTGGtgaggtttgaagtgttgccatataCCTTGTGTAAGGTATCCCATAGCTTCTTTGCAGTCTCACAATGTGAGTAAGACTCCATGATAGGAGTATCAAGCCTTGCAAgatagacaacaccatgagaTCCTCCTGACCCCATTTGCCTTCATCTACCACTACAACCTCCTTGccatcttctccttgggtgatttGTCTTGGGGCCTCACTTGTGGTGATGTGCTCCCATAGACCTCTTCCTCCAAGAGCTGTCCTGGTCAATCTCGACCAGGTAATGTAGTTAGGACCTTTCAGGATGACTGGAATCCTAACTAGCTTGTGCTGCTCCATCTTTGCTTGCTATTGTCTAGcgggtaaaaaataaaaaatttgccAAGGAGAAATTTGAATTTCTGAGGCTAGGCAAGAGAGAAAACAAGGGAAGCCAAGATATGTTCTCTAGAAATGAAGAAAGTAAACCAAACAAGTGAAAGAGTAAGGTGAATAGAGTAAATTTGCGGAAGCAGTTTGGTGTTCAAGAGCTtggatgctctgataccatgttagaaattgaagaacatagtgaagaacaagagagagagagagatgtttaatctagaaagtagagagagatagagtaaaTAAGGAGAATCTTATTTGCTTAATTTATTTGCTTATGGGAACATCCCATATATATAAGGGTTACAAGTATGGCAAATGGTAGATGAGATATGATAAACTAAtaatccattgtcttgagactttAATCCACCATacatgcttgtcccttgtagtggcatctccattgtcttgagaccttaacccaccatgcatgcttgtcccttgtagtggcatctccattgtcttgagaccttaaccaaccatgcatgcttgtcccttgtagtggtatctccattgtcttgagaccttaaccaaccatcttgtttcttattgcttcatcttcacaCTTATCTCTTAATCTGGGTGAGAATCAATCTTCACTTTAAGCTTTCAAGTGGAGTATCTCCAAGGATTAAGAATCAAGATTGAGGCGAAAGTCATGGTGAGCCGGTGCAGATTTTAGATTAGCCGGAATTTTCATACGAAGATGTTCTGTCGAGACTCTGTTACTGACTCGTTTCAAGCTTTCCACTGGATTTCACTCTAGCGGtttgaagaaaaagaagctATCAGATTGGCGGCGATGAAGAATGGAGAGATAAGCAAGCATTTTCAGATCGGAGATGGTGATAGAAGACTTTTCGGCAACGTTCTGGCGAAGCCTCTGGTCGTACCATTTCCAGAATGTTCGATGGCCACGGTAGCGGACACGTGTTCCTCATGCATATAGTTGTCAGCGATGTTGGATATGATGATGACACGttcttttaaaaatcttatcTTCAAAACTGGGACTTTGTTGGGCTTTAAGTGTTTTGATCAATAGATTTGTAACTGCTTGTAATCATTGGGTTTTCTCCCATAATAGAAAgaagttgacaaaaaagaagaatggaaattatcataaataccacattcatagtaccacttttcgtGTTTATACTAATCATTTTTACCCtcatttttaatgaagggtaaaagacacttatacccctagagttaactaatttagacttagggtttagagttgatcaGGGGTgagggtagggtttttggaatgtgaaatttaggattctaataaatatataaataaatacttaaaaatataaaaaatagtttcaaacataattttcgattttcagaaaataattttgaaaaaaataaattttttttttaaaaaaattcaaatttttttttttataaaaaagttcgaatttgaaaaaatataattcgaaaacataattttttttgttttttatttatttaaataatgatatatataacaaatgtaCAAGAGTCTTTTGCTACTTaataaagaaattatttttgaaaatgtacctttagtgatggtaaagatgaaaagtggtaccaagaaagtggtaaacataaaacttcaaaaaaaaaaaatagtaacaatTAGTATTAGGTTTTTATATTCTCTATCTAATTTAATGTAAATTTCTTTTTAACGAATCATTTACTTGTTTTTGTGTAAATAGTAACTTTAAGGAAAATATAATAAAGGGAAAATAccattaaattcaaaaaaaaacatgtgaaaaataaaaagggtaATGTTTTCTGTATCGAGCACAATTGAttaccatttaaaaaaattatttactattGAAGTTAAAGTAGAGAAAATattgaaaacaaattaaattttgttaatttgtcatctaaattttatcaaaatttaagatatgtttatattgttttatttagagaaaaagacaaaaatagcactaaatcaagtttttgttcccaaactagcactcaaggtcaaaagtcacaaaaatagcacttaatgttttatcaaaagtcacaaacttagggtttagagttaaatggtggagtttaggatttagggtttagggtttagggtttagggtttagagtttagggtttagggtttaaggtttagggtttagggtttagggtttagagttgagaaatgaggttttggggataagatttcaaattttgaaaaataaaaaaattaaaattttcaaaggataaacttagaaaggtgctattttggtcattttagtttttgagtgctatttttgtgatataaacgtAGAAAGGTGATATTTTAGAGATTTGCCCTTTTATTTATTGGCTCATTCACCAACCCTAGTATCTATAAATGAATATGGTCTTAGCTAGAATCTGGATTTAAGGAAAATAATCCATCCTAAGATGTATATTCAAATAACTTGACGGGCAACATATATACATTTCGTGGTATGTTTAAGTTTAACCTAACCTTTTTTCATAATacgttttaattaataattgaataaaaagaaaGTATTTTGGATGTGGCCGTGGAATCTGCATATGtggaaaatacttaactttaagATGTATACTCCAAAATTTTAGAcaacaacatatatatttttatggtaCGTTTATTTCATCAACTTATAAGAGAATGAATCTAACTTTATTTGTGGAAGTCATCACAATTCAATAGTTTGACTAAAATTTCATTAAAGTATGTTAAAATCATctctataatatttatttataatttgtaataaaacaatcaacttaaaaaagaaatagtctaaactttattaacaaaatatttttttattactaattgagtaaatataaacatatttgtATGAATCATTTTAACCGCAATACTTTTATATGGGAGATTCAAGCCATCTGTTCCAACATAACTTGGTGGGCATCAAAGTTCACCTCATGTGTTTATTTATGCTCATGTCTATCGAGAATCAAATCAAGTGGTACATACTTAAGCGCAAAAAGTATATGTTGCTGATGGTTTTACGACttgtaataattatgttttttgtgcTTAATTGTAATAATTATGTTCCAGTATAGTATCATCCATATTACATTATGTCTATGTAATTCATCTATAATACAATAAAGTATTTAGACTGTATGAATATATAGCAGTAGAACCTGGATTTGAGGAAATATTTAATGTTAGGATCTAgtgttaaaaaatttaaaccgcaACATTCATCAACTATTCTAGTTTTCCGGGTATTCTCAGAATCAACGGATTTCTAGTCCTATCATATTATAGCTTCTGCTACATTAGGTGGTGTCAGAGCTAACACTTTGGTTTCTTAATCAAAGTTCGATATTTCCAGACGTGTTCATTGAAGgtattgtgttatttcatggaTTCATATCCATTTAATTTATCTGAAGATCTTTGCGAGGAGTTCATGAACATTTATGGTGATCCAATTTATGACACGTATGATGATGAGGATTTTTGTAAGATGATTTATGGTCCTCCAATCTATGACGATTATGTTGCTATCGTTGCGGAGGAAGCCGTAGAAAATGTCAACGTAAAAGATGGTATTGTTCTCCCAAAATTTGAGTTAGGCGCAGGATGCAACAATTGGGAAACTCAGACGTTGACTTggatttttacaaaacaaagccCAATTGAAGGGTTGCTTAGAGATCAAGCTTTTAGATACAATGGTGAGTATGCGGAATTGATCTGTACTCTGTCGGTGGCTTTTGCATGGGACAGTACGGCGCAGGGACATGTTCATACGTCTTGCTATATTATTATGGAGAGTGCTTGTATTCCACAATTCTTCATGGCACGTCTGATACATCGTTATGCAAAAGTCAACATTGATGAAGTATGTCAAAACTGCTTACTTGCGAGTCAAGAATTTTGTTACGGGATGGCTGGAAAAGACATATTATCTGAAGAACACGGTtaagattcgaggacgaatctttCTAACCCGGAGAGAATGACGTAGATAAATATTTGggatatttccaaatatttattttttagtttattaattatttagataattatctttattattttagggttttatggtgtttttatatatagccGTATAGGCTTAAGTTTGTATTCAGTtaatgatttgattaataaaagttaagagatttcTCTTTATTCTTTGTTTTCGGTAGATCATGGGtgatctcaacgaatttaaAAAGACATTGATCTTCGGCATTTTTAGATTAAATAAGATCTTTGTGATTATCCTAGTTTTTCAAGTATTCTCAGAATCAACAGATCTCTAGTTCTATCGTATAAAACTTCCGCTACAGCATGTAATCACTACAATTGATTCATGTACTTTTTcgctttttcttttattaatgtTCCTCATATGCTAGTTGTTACACTGCGCTTAAATAAGGTGACCGTCCTACCTACAAATTGTAAACTTCGATTTCACACGTGTCAATACATTATCGTGATAAATTGTAACGTTTGTCTCCCCACCCAAATCACTTTAATTTAGGCCATAAATCTACCCCAACTGTAACCATTAAAGACCTATACAATGCatcacatttttaattttattttccatttCATTCCattaaccaaaaataatattttcacctaacaatgtattaaaatttattatacgATATGGGATGATCTTAATTTAACGTTGGATATGTTCAGCTGATATAAATGAATATTAGAAGTAGTTTGATGTTTCAGTTTTTGCAGATTTAATTTTAACAACTGAAGATACAAAGTTAAGGCATTGGATCAACTACTTTCTTTGCTAAAATTGTGTTAGGGGTTTTTTCATATCCCAATGTCATTTAATGTTTTGACTTTAGCACCGTTTGTAGAAACGTTTCATGTTTATACACTGAACGAGACATGAATAAATTTCGGTGGCATGTTCCGTAATTAAATGAAGAATCCAAGGGTAAATCAAAAGGATTCCACCTATAAATCAAAAGGCAAACAACGCAACTAAAAAACACAAAAGACAGAGAtctcaaaaacaaaagaaaaaaaaggcagGGAGAGATGGGTTTGGTTACAGATGAAGTAAGAGCTAGGGCAGAGAAATACACAGGAGACGAGTTATGCCGCGAGAAGACCAAGGAGTTCCTCAAGGAAGTTGACATGCCTAATGGGTTATTGCCATTGAAGGACATAGAAGAGGTTGGATACGACAGAGAAACAGGTGTTGTGTGGCTGAAGCAGAAGAAGAGCATCACTCACAAGTTTGAATCTATCGGGAAACTTGTCTCTTACGGCACTGAGGTCACTGCCGTGGTGGAAGTCGGAAAGATCAAGAAGCTTACCGGTGTTAAGGCCAAGGAGCTTCTGATTTGGGTCACTCTCAACGAGCTTGTCTTGGAGCAGCCAACAAGTTCTGGGAAGATCAATTTCAGGACACCAACCGGCTTGTCCAGGACTTTCCCTGTTTCAGCTTTTGTGGTTCCTGAGGTTGAGAAGCCTGCACCTGTTAAAGAAGCTATTGCAATTTAGAGATGCTTACTTACTCAAgtctctctctttttaattatcTGAATTATGCATTACTTTCTACATGTTATCCTTAAttttctactttaataagaCATTTTCAGTCTAAACCAAAATAAACCGGAATATCTTTCACAAACATATAAACAAGCAAAGCTTTAAATCGTCTAGATCTGAAACCTTTTGATGTTAACATTTCAACAGAAAGCTACTTTTTGAATGAATGATCAATGTCACAGGTGCCTATCTTTTTCctttaataaaaaggaaactcaGAGGTTACTTCACAACCAACCATTTCTTCAAAGTTTCTTGTAAGCTATGACAATTCAAAACATCAATACAAGAAAGAAAGGCTATGCTAGAAATAGACAAACAACATTTGTTCCATTGAGGCCGGTTAAGATTGTCCTGATATCAAAAGTTGCCCATACCTGATCTAAAATGAGGTATGGGGAGCTTTGTTCTTTACTATGTAGGACCACTCTCCATTACTGTATCTACCCATAAAAAGATTTGCTCACTAAGGGTAGTTAACTCCAGAAAGATTCTCACCCACTTTCAGATTTTGTGGTCAAGTTCCAGCTTCTTGAACTAAGGAGAAGTCAGCTTCTCTGGTCTCCTCTATCACTAACCGCAAGACTGAATACACAGAATCAGCACTAGGACAAGCTTTATCACTCGCAGCGAAACTAAAAACCTGATTCTCCACCAGGATCCAGCTCACACCCGCTTCCTTTTTGTTCcccatcatcctcatcatcttcctcactcTCGCGTAATCTCCCCATTTCCTTTCCGCTGCATAGATGTACGAAAGCATCACATAAGTCCCCACCATCCTCGGTTTCAACTCCATAACTCTCCTCGCAGCCAATCTGCTTATCAACCCCGTGTGCTTATGCGCTTTACAAGCTCCCAAGATCGCTCCCCACGTGGACTCGTCCGGCTTAAACGGCATCGTCTCAACCAACTCATAAGCCTCTCCTATTCTCCCGGCTCTTCCAAGCAAATCAACAACACAGTTGTAGATATCTCGATCCGGCTCTATCCTATACTCGCTCTCCATCGCATTAAAGTACTTCAACCCTCTCTCCACCAAACCGGCGTGGCGACACGCGCACAGAACCGCCATGAACACAATCCGGTCTGGTCTAATACCAACACTCACCATTTCATCGAAAAGCTCAACAGCCTCTGCTCCATAACCATGCGATCCGTAACCAATCATCATCGAGGTCCAGGAGACAAGGTCCCTCCTCTCCGCAATCTCGCCAAACACTCTTTCAGAGTCAGGTACGTCGCCGCATTTAGCATACATATCGATCAAGGCGTTGGCTAACTCAACGTTCTTGTTAAACCCTCTTCTGTATATCCTCCCGTGAAGCTGCTGGCCACAGTTCAACGCTGCTATGTTAGCGCAGGCGGCTACTAAGCTTGTGAAAGTGTAGCAGTTTGGTACGAAACCTTGTTGTGTCTCGAACCGCTGAAACATGAGGAGAGCTTCGCTGCTGTCTGATCGCTCAAGCTCGGATATCAAAGTGTTCCATGTGATGAGATCTCTATCTACCATCTCATGGAAGTAGCGTTTGGCTTCTGTTAAGTATCCGCACCTGCAGTATAAGTCCAGTATAGAGTTCATCACCGGAAGGTTAGAGTGAAACCCACGTTTAACCACCGACGAATGAATCTGTTTTCCAGTTGTCACGGAATCAATGGAAGCAGAAGCTTTAACAGCTATGGTTATACAATGAGGAGTCACATCTTCATTCGCCTGAAAACATATCAAAATGGTGAAATGTCAATTCCAAAATccgaaaaccgaaccgaaccgaaaaccaaaaccGAAACCAGAccgaaaattacaaaaaaatcagaacggttcctatatttctaAACCCAAAAGACCAAAACCCCTCCGAAACCGAATCAAGGACCATACGGATacccaaatattttaaatataataaaaatattatttatttttatttttaatatatataaaacataatttataaataaaaaatatcaaagaacGAAGTAGCCGAGTTATCCGAATTACCCCAATATTTTTTCGGTTATTTCCGAGTTTAACTCGGAGTTTTgggttttattcggtttttgGGCTTAAACCCGCACTATTTTCATTTTGGTTCCGCTtcgagttttattaaaaaatagaaacccgacccgaacccgacatTTCCCAAACCAATCAATCAAATGTCCAGTTCCTAAACAGGTTTCAAACACCCCAACCCAAATAACCTAAAAACGGAATAATTTTACCCGAGCCGAAAACCCGCACACTAAGCAATCCACTCAAAATGTGAGGAACATAAGCAACTTACCATCAACATTTTCTTATACATCTTTAAACCGCCAATTCCATCACCTAAGTGTGTAAAACCGGTGATTAGAGTAGTCCAAGTGACTTCGTTTTTCACCTTGATATACCGAAAAATCAAACAAGCAGCGTCCATTGTTGCAGAACAAGTAGCGTACATATTCATCAAGGCATTGTCAACGTATATAGAACCTTCCACACCGAGTTTGATAACAACCCCATGAACCAAACGACCATAACCCAAAACCTTCATGTCTCTACAAGAAGTGAGGACGCTAGAGAGTGTGAACTCATTCGGGTTAGTTCCTTGCCTGATCATCTCACGGAAACACTCCCAAGCGCGTGCGTTGTGATTAGAAGAAGCGTAACCTTTGATCATTGCGGTCCAAGCGACTACGTCTCTCTCaggcatttcgtcgaacagTGAGCGTGCTTCTTCGACCAAGCCTTTTTCGAAGTAGGAAAGGATGAGATTTGTTGCTAAAATGTAATGCTTCCTGGGTTTGTAAGGAGACTCTGTGTTTTGGTCTGACTCGACGCAGGCGTTACGTAGAGAGCTTCTGACAAAGTTTGGGATTGGTTTAAACGCGTTGGAGCGTACAAGTTTCGTGATGCTCATGTCTTTGTCTTCAGACCTCAACAGTGTCTGCTCACAGTTTGTACGCAACTTTTTGTAGGTTCCGTAGTTTGCTCATGTCTTTTCCGGGTTCAGGAATGGTTCAGACCTCAACAGGTTCTGATTATTAGTTTGTTCGGGACTTTTCACAGTTTGTTTTTTCCTAAAAGGAAGACGCAAGTCTTTTGTCTAATTCCTTTGATTTCTTGTCATTgttatttttgatttatatatctatattatagtAGAGTTTTTGCTCAGGCCCTAAGCACGCCACGTCAACGTTTTATGgaccccacttttaaaaagtgttaaaaaatatcaagctcatcgctcgaacccgggttattgagatataaacaccaacatttataccactaagctaaatgatactttgtacattgatggtcgaacctaatatatatttatgaaggtcagaagtccttgcttcttcggcttcctctgagggtcgggcctacaagtgcattatgggtttcatttttaaatgagatttatcacgttatatgaaaaaaactcaagtttgcaacaattatagttttcccATATTGTTGTAAAGtgttgtcgtttaacatgagtttgagttcttttcatcattgtctcaaacaagtctgagttacagagttgcgccgtgtgtctgttcgtaatctatttttttcactggtgaactcttcatgtccccatcttaaatcgcttgatcataaatgttcatGATTTGTATCCCCTctataaaccctatatatatatatatatatatatatatatatatatatatatatatatatgattctcatctttgatgaacccaatctgaATCTCCaaaaaactcattgattcctcttagctttaaccattttctagaaaatgtttttctctgcctctccagttcctcaaaccggcgttccggcgtccgtcactcaaccttcgagtctctctgtcttggtcgtagtagtcagagcatagcctctggcttcctccgcTTCTGAGATTctctgaacttcaagaaagacagagaGTTTGTGGaaatcacggttctcttccttgatgaaaaggtaagttaat
This genomic stretch from Brassica napus cultivar Da-Ae chromosome C9, Da-Ae, whole genome shotgun sequence harbors:
- the LOC111209973 gene encoding uncharacterized protein LOC111209973, giving the protein MGLVTDEVRARAEKYTGDELCREKTKEFLKEVDMPNGLLPLKDIEEVGYDRETGVVWLKQKKSITHKFESIGKLVSYGTEVTAVVEVGKIKKLTGVKAKELLIWVTLNELVLEQPTSSGKINFRTPTGLSRTFPVSAFVVPEVEKPAPVKEAIAI
- the LOC111209972 gene encoding putative pentatricopeptide repeat-containing protein At1g56570, whose translation is MSITKLVRSNAFKPIPNFVRSSLRNACVESDQNTESPYKPRKHYILATNLILSYFEKGLVEEARSLFDEMPERDVVAWTAMIKGYASSNHNARAWECFREMIRQGTNPNEFTLSSVLTSCRDMKVLGYGRLVHGVVIKLGVEGSIYVDNALMNMYATCSATMDAACLIFRYIKVKNEVTWTTLITGFTHLGDGIGGLKMYKKMLMANEDVTPHCITIAVKASASIDSVTTGKQIHSSVVKRGFHSNLPVMNSILDLYCRCGYLTEAKRYFHEMVDRDLITWNTLISELERSDSSEALLMFQRFETQQGFVPNCYTFTSLVAACANIAALNCGQQLHGRIYRRGFNKNVELANALIDMYAKCGDVPDSERVFGEIAERRDLVSWTSMMIGYGSHGYGAEAVELFDEMVSVGIRPDRIVFMAVLCACRHAGLVERGLKYFNAMESEYRIEPDRDIYNCVVDLLGRAGRIGEAYELVETMPFKPDESTWGAILGACKAHKHTGLISRLAARRVMELKPRMVGTYVMLSYIYAAERKWGDYARVRKMMRMMGNKKEAGVSWILVENQVFSFAASDKACPSADSVYSVLRLVIEETREADFSLVQEAGT